Proteins from a genomic interval of Rhodococcus rhodochrous:
- the ftsX gene encoding permease-like cell division protein FtsX, which yields MRASFLFSEVTTGLRRNLTMTIAMILTTAISLALFGAGLLVVQMAGKTERIFLDRVEVQVFLTEDISSLDPECEQDLCSALRSDLEGTDDVVSVQYLSRDDAVADATERVFADQPELAELVSADSFPASFKIKMSDPDRFAAIQDDFGTRPGVDSVLNQQDLVERLFGVLGGIRNGAFAIATIQAIAAVLLIANMVQIAAFTRRTEVGIMRLVGATRWYTQLPFLLEAVIAAIVGAALAIGGLFVAKSMFVDDMLTEVYDANIVARITDSDILLVSPFLVLVGVGMAALTSYVTLRLYVRE from the coding sequence ATGCGTGCCAGCTTCCTGTTCAGCGAGGTCACCACCGGCCTGCGCCGCAACCTCACCATGACCATCGCGATGATCCTCACCACGGCGATCTCCCTCGCGCTGTTCGGTGCGGGTCTGCTCGTGGTCCAGATGGCGGGCAAGACGGAACGGATCTTCCTCGACCGGGTCGAGGTGCAGGTGTTCCTGACCGAGGACATCTCCTCGCTCGATCCGGAGTGCGAGCAGGACCTCTGCTCCGCTCTGCGCAGCGACCTCGAGGGCACCGACGACGTGGTGTCGGTCCAGTACCTGAGCCGCGACGATGCCGTCGCCGACGCCACCGAACGCGTCTTCGCCGATCAGCCCGAACTCGCCGAACTCGTGAGCGCCGACAGCTTCCCGGCCTCCTTCAAGATCAAGATGTCCGATCCGGATCGCTTCGCGGCGATCCAGGACGACTTCGGCACCAGACCCGGCGTCGACAGCGTGCTGAACCAGCAGGATCTCGTCGAGCGCCTGTTCGGTGTGCTCGGCGGCATCCGCAACGGCGCGTTCGCCATCGCTACGATCCAGGCGATCGCGGCCGTGCTGCTGATCGCCAACATGGTGCAGATCGCGGCCTTCACCCGCCGCACCGAGGTCGGCATCATGCGCCTGGTCGGCGCGACCCGCTGGTACACGCAGCTGCCCTTCCTCCTCGAAGCGGTGATCGCCGCGATCGTCGGTGCCGCGCTCGCCATCGGCGGCCTGTTCGTCGCCAAGAGCATGTTCGTCGACGACATGCTCACCGAGGTCTACGACGCGAACATCGTCGCCCGCATCACCGACAGCGACATCCTTCTCGTCTCGCCGTTCCTGGTGCTCGTGGGTGTGGGGATGGCCGCTCTCACCTCGTATGTGACCTTGCGTCTGTACGTGCGTGAATAA
- the ftsE gene encoding cell division ATP-binding protein FtsE encodes MIRLENVSKSYKTSTRPALEGVSVHVEKGEFVFLIGPSGSGKSTFLRLLLREEKPTTGDIHVADFHVNRLPARRVPKLRQNLGCVFQDFRLLQRKTVAENISFALEVIGKPRGVIERTVPEVLDLVGLSGKADRLPAELSGGEQQRVAIARAFVNRPLVLMADEPTGNLDPETSQDIMLLLERINRTGTTVLMATHDHHIVDSMRRRVVELDLGRVVRDEARGVYGVGR; translated from the coding sequence GTGATCCGGCTGGAGAATGTGTCCAAGTCCTACAAGACGTCCACGCGCCCCGCACTCGAAGGGGTCTCGGTGCACGTCGAGAAGGGCGAGTTCGTCTTTCTCATCGGTCCCTCCGGATCCGGGAAGTCGACCTTCCTCCGGTTGCTCCTGCGCGAGGAGAAGCCCACCACCGGCGACATCCACGTGGCCGATTTCCACGTCAATCGGCTGCCGGCGCGGCGCGTGCCGAAGCTGCGCCAGAATCTCGGGTGCGTCTTCCAAGACTTCCGGCTGCTCCAGCGCAAGACGGTCGCCGAGAACATCTCGTTCGCTCTCGAAGTGATCGGCAAGCCGCGCGGAGTGATCGAACGGACGGTGCCGGAGGTTCTCGACCTGGTGGGACTGTCCGGCAAGGCCGACCGGCTGCCCGCCGAACTGTCCGGCGGCGAACAGCAGCGCGTCGCGATCGCGCGCGCGTTCGTCAACCGGCCGCTCGTGCTGATGGCCGACGAACCTACCGGCAACCTCGACCCCGAGACCAGCCAGGACATCATGCTGCTGCTCGAACGCATCAACCGCACGGGCACGACGGTGCTCATGGCGACCCACGACCACCACATCGTCGACTCGATGCGGCGGCGGGTCGTCGAACTCGATCTCGGACGCGTCGTGCGCGACGAGGCACGCGGCGTCTACGGCGTCGGCCGGTAG
- a CDS encoding mechanosensitive ion channel family protein, protein MPFLPGARLLDWLSTSGLLIALTILGAVLIARFVSWIGSRITRRIDERYTQSDDLVRSEATKHRHSVAQVVTWMAISFVYIVATLKVFDYLQLPIGSLVAPATVLGAALGFGAQRIVQDILAGFFIITERQYGFGDTVQISVTGASEDAVGTVEDVTLRVTRVRSTAGEVITVPNGQINKAVNLSKDWARAVVDVPIPVTADIADVTEILRELGVAAYQEPRLRELLLDEPSVMGVESLEVDQLSVRMVARTLPGKQFQVGRLLRARIARALREQGITVTPQLDTASVVDRVEAQ, encoded by the coding sequence GTGCCGTTTCTTCCCGGAGCTAGACTGCTCGACTGGTTGTCGACGAGCGGGCTGCTGATCGCACTCACGATCCTGGGCGCGGTTCTCATCGCCCGGTTCGTCTCCTGGATCGGCAGCCGCATCACGCGGCGCATCGACGAGCGCTACACGCAGTCCGACGACCTCGTGCGGTCCGAAGCGACGAAGCACCGCCACTCGGTCGCCCAGGTGGTCACGTGGATGGCGATCTCGTTCGTGTACATCGTCGCCACCCTGAAGGTGTTCGACTATCTCCAGCTGCCCATCGGCAGCCTGGTCGCGCCGGCGACCGTGCTCGGCGCGGCGCTCGGCTTCGGTGCCCAGCGCATCGTGCAGGACATCCTTGCGGGGTTCTTCATCATCACCGAACGCCAGTACGGCTTCGGCGACACGGTGCAGATCTCCGTGACCGGTGCGTCCGAGGACGCAGTCGGCACCGTCGAGGACGTCACACTGCGTGTCACCCGGGTGCGCAGCACGGCGGGCGAGGTCATCACCGTCCCCAACGGGCAGATCAACAAGGCCGTCAACCTGTCGAAGGACTGGGCGCGCGCCGTGGTGGACGTGCCGATCCCGGTGACCGCCGACATCGCCGACGTCACCGAGATCCTGCGCGAACTGGGTGTCGCCGCATACCAGGAACCCCGCCTGCGGGAGCTGTTGCTCGACGAACCGAGCGTGATGGGTGTCGAGAGCCTCGAGGTGGATCAGCTCAGCGTCCGCATGGTCGCGCGCACGCTGCCCGGCAAGCAGTTCCAGGTGGGCCGTCTGCTGCGTGCGCGGATCGCGCGAGCGCTGCGTGAACAGGGCATCACCGTCACGCCCCAGCTCGACACCGCCAGCGTGGTCGATCGAGTGGAGGCACAGTGA
- the prfB gene encoding peptide chain release factor 2, translating into MHPDVSAALTELDTTLRTVESVLDVEELRRRIDELEHQAADPELWNDQEHAQKVTSELSHAQGELRRVEGLRQRLEDLPVLYELAEGEEGEARTAAMADADAERESLRADIEAMEVRTLLSGEYDQRDALVNIRAGAGGVDAADWAEMLMRMYIRWADKHGYGVEVYDTSYAEEAGIKSATFAVKAPYTYGTLSVEMGTHRLVRISPFDNQGRRQTSFAEVEVLPVVETTDHIDVDENDVRVDVYRSSGPGGQSVNTTDSAVRLTHIPTGIVVTCQNEKSQLQNKVAAMRVLQAKLLERKRQEERAEMDALKGDGGSSWGNQMRSYVLHPYQMVKDLRTEYEVNNPSAVLDGDIDGFLESGIRWRMREEQKS; encoded by the coding sequence GTGCATCCCGATGTTTCCGCAGCCCTGACCGAGCTCGACACGACCCTCCGCACCGTGGAGTCGGTCCTCGATGTCGAGGAGCTGCGACGGCGCATCGACGAACTCGAGCACCAGGCCGCCGATCCCGAGCTGTGGAACGACCAGGAGCACGCCCAGAAGGTCACCAGCGAGCTGTCGCACGCACAAGGTGAGCTGCGCCGGGTCGAGGGTCTGCGTCAGCGACTCGAGGATCTGCCGGTCCTGTACGAACTCGCCGAGGGCGAGGAGGGCGAGGCCCGCACCGCCGCCATGGCCGACGCCGACGCCGAACGTGAGAGCCTGCGCGCCGACATCGAGGCGATGGAGGTGCGCACGCTGCTGTCGGGCGAGTACGACCAGCGCGACGCACTCGTCAACATCCGCGCAGGAGCCGGTGGCGTCGACGCGGCCGACTGGGCCGAGATGCTCATGCGCATGTACATCCGCTGGGCCGACAAGCACGGCTACGGCGTCGAGGTCTACGACACCTCCTACGCCGAAGAGGCCGGCATCAAATCCGCCACCTTCGCGGTCAAAGCGCCCTACACCTACGGCACCCTGTCGGTCGAGATGGGCACGCACCGGCTCGTGCGCATCAGCCCCTTCGACAACCAGGGACGCCGCCAGACCTCCTTCGCCGAGGTCGAGGTGCTGCCCGTCGTCGAGACCACCGACCACATCGACGTCGACGAGAACGACGTCCGCGTCGACGTCTACCGTTCGTCCGGCCCGGGTGGCCAGTCGGTCAACACCACCGACTCCGCCGTGCGCCTGACACACATCCCGACCGGCATCGTCGTCACCTGTCAGAACGAGAAGTCGCAGCTGCAGAACAAGGTCGCGGCCATGCGCGTCCTGCAGGCCAAGCTCCTCGAGCGCAAGCGCCAGGAGGAGCGGGCCGAGATGGATGCGCTCAAGGGCGACGGCGGCAGCTCGTGGGGCAACCAGATGCGCTCGTACGTGCTGCACCCGTACCAGATGGTCAAGGACCTGCGCACCGAGTACGAGGTCAACAACCCGTCGGCGGTGCTCGACGGCGACATCGACGGATTCCTCGAATCGGGCATCCGCTGGCGTATGCGGGAAGAGCAGAAGTCGTGA
- the hisN gene encoding histidinol-phosphatase: MTTDYTADLDLALRLADASDSITRDRFGALDLKVDDKPDLSPVSDADLAVERTIREMLGEQRPDDAVLGEEFGGDAVFRGRQWVVDPIDGTKNFVRGVPVWASLISLLEDGVPVVGVVSAPALNRRWWAAAGGGAWVSHDGAEPRRISVSQVTDLASASLSFSSLSGWQERGIRDRFVALTDDVWRVRAYGDFFSYCLLAEGTLEIALEPEVSLWDLAALDVVVREAGGRFTNLEGADGPHGGSAVATNGTLHDEVLGRLK, encoded by the coding sequence ATGACCACCGACTACACCGCCGACCTGGACCTCGCCCTCCGACTCGCCGACGCGTCCGACTCCATCACCCGCGACCGCTTCGGTGCGCTGGACCTGAAGGTGGACGACAAGCCGGACCTGAGCCCGGTCTCCGACGCCGACCTCGCCGTCGAGCGCACCATCCGCGAGATGCTCGGCGAGCAGCGACCGGACGATGCGGTGCTCGGTGAGGAGTTCGGTGGCGACGCGGTCTTCCGTGGACGGCAGTGGGTCGTCGATCCGATCGACGGCACGAAGAACTTCGTGCGCGGTGTGCCGGTCTGGGCGAGCCTGATCTCGCTCCTCGAGGACGGTGTGCCCGTCGTCGGTGTGGTCAGCGCCCCGGCACTGAACCGTCGGTGGTGGGCGGCTGCGGGAGGAGGGGCCTGGGTGTCGCACGACGGCGCCGAGCCCCGGCGTATCTCGGTGTCGCAGGTGACCGATCTCGCATCGGCGTCGCTGAGCTTCTCGAGCCTGAGCGGCTGGCAGGAGCGCGGCATCCGGGATCGGTTCGTCGCCCTGACCGACGACGTATGGCGGGTGCGCGCCTACGGCGACTTCTTCTCCTACTGCCTGCTCGCCGAGGGCACCCTCGAGATCGCGCTCGAACCTGAGGTGTCGCTGTGGGATCTGGCCGCCCTCGACGTAGTGGTGCGCGAGGCCGGTGGCCGGTTCACGAACCTCGAAGGCGCGGACGGCCCGCACGGCGGTAGCGCGGTCGCGACCAACGGCACGCTGCACGACGAGGTGCTCGGTCGGCTGAAGTGA
- a CDS encoding acyl-CoA dehydrogenase family protein, which yields MIMSKQDSVARHTPRDTSAVGLNPIKRDAMGAAMRVLTRITGSELADRYKFRETIDRITYQSTKTGFKTLGAATRTFKKVSGGASGPQRLTTAKNADFFDLTPTDDQQMITETVREFAAEILRPAAHDADEAAAAPADLLARAAELGITMVNVPEAFDGAADERGVVTNVLVAEALAHGDMGLALPILAPSGVAAALTQWGTEDQQKTYLPAFAGDDVPQASVVIAEPRALFDPFALQTKAVRSPSGYRLNGVKSFVPAAGSAELFVVAAELDGKPSLFLVEAKSKGVVIEADPGMGLRAAGLGRLLLEDVAVPESARLGDDDADVRAEQYADAVRLSRLGWAALAMGTGQAVLDYVVPYVNEREAFGEPISHRQAVAFMVADIKIELDGLRLVTLRGASRAEQGLSFAREAALARKLATDKGMQFGLDGVQLLGGHGYTKEHPVERWYRDLRAIGVAEGVVLV from the coding sequence GTGATCATGAGCAAGCAAGACAGCGTGGCCCGCCACACGCCTCGCGACACGTCCGCCGTCGGCCTCAATCCGATCAAACGCGACGCCATGGGCGCTGCCATGCGCGTGCTCACCCGGATCACGGGCTCCGAACTGGCCGACCGGTACAAGTTCCGCGAGACGATCGACCGGATCACGTATCAGTCCACGAAGACGGGCTTCAAGACCCTCGGTGCCGCCACGCGCACCTTCAAGAAGGTGTCGGGCGGCGCGAGCGGCCCGCAGCGTCTCACCACCGCGAAGAACGCCGACTTCTTCGACCTCACCCCCACCGACGATCAGCAGATGATCACGGAGACGGTGCGTGAGTTCGCCGCCGAGATCCTGCGGCCCGCCGCGCACGACGCCGACGAGGCCGCCGCGGCCCCGGCCGATCTGCTCGCGCGCGCAGCCGAACTCGGCATCACCATGGTCAACGTGCCCGAGGCGTTCGACGGCGCCGCCGACGAGCGCGGCGTGGTCACCAACGTGCTGGTCGCCGAGGCTCTCGCACACGGCGACATGGGTCTGGCCCTGCCGATCCTCGCGCCGAGCGGTGTGGCCGCGGCGCTGACGCAGTGGGGCACCGAGGACCAGCAGAAGACCTACCTGCCGGCCTTCGCCGGCGACGACGTCCCCCAGGCGTCCGTCGTCATCGCCGAGCCGCGCGCCCTGTTCGATCCCTTCGCACTGCAGACCAAGGCGGTCCGCTCCCCCAGCGGTTACCGACTCAACGGCGTGAAGTCGTTCGTCCCGGCCGCGGGTAGCGCCGAACTCTTCGTCGTCGCAGCCGAACTCGACGGCAAGCCCTCCCTCTTCCTCGTCGAGGCGAAGAGCAAGGGCGTCGTCATCGAGGCCGATCCGGGGATGGGCCTGCGCGCCGCCGGACTGGGCCGCCTGCTGCTCGAGGACGTCGCGGTGCCGGAATCGGCGCGTCTCGGCGACGACGACGCCGACGTCCGCGCCGAGCAGTACGCCGACGCCGTGCGCCTGTCGCGCCTGGGATGGGCCGCTCTGGCGATGGGCACCGGTCAGGCCGTGCTCGACTACGTGGTCCCCTACGTCAACGAGCGCGAGGCGTTCGGCGAGCCCATCAGCCACCGGCAGGCGGTGGCGTTCATGGTGGCCGATATCAAGATCGAGCTCGACGGTCTGCGCCTGGTCACGCTGCGCGGCGCGTCGCGGGCCGAGCAGGGCCTGTCCTTCGCTCGCGAGGCGGCCCTGGCCCGCAAGCTCGCCACCGACAAGGGCATGCAGTTCGGCCTCGACGGTGTCCAGCTGCTCGGCGGCCACGGCTACACCAAGGAACACCCCGTCGAACGTTGGTACCGCGACCTGCGAGCAATCGGAGTCGCCGAGGGCGTCGTCCTCGTCTGA
- a CDS encoding acyl-CoA dehydrogenase family protein → MINLELPRKLKASANQAHQVAAQIFRPISRKYDLAEHAYPVELDTMAAMVEGLNDSGQGAAGATLGRDSKAKQDGPAGNANGGNMAGLLNVIETCWGDVGLTLSIPYQGLGNSAIAAVATDEQLERFGKVWASMAITEPGFGSDSAAVTTTAVLDGDEWVLNGEKIFVTAGERSTHIVVWASVDRSKGRAAIKSFVVPREAPGLSVARLEKKLGIKASDTAVLVLDNCRIPKDNILGSPEVNTEKGFAGVMQTFDNTRPIVAGMAVGLGRAVLEELRTILKEAGVEVSYDVPANNQHAAAAEFLALEADWEAAYLLALRATWMADNKKPNSLEASVSKAKAGRTGTAVSLKAVELAGTYGYSQRPLLEKWARDSKILDIFEGTQQIQQLIVARRVLGKSSSELK, encoded by the coding sequence ATGATCAATCTCGAACTTCCCCGGAAGCTCAAGGCTTCCGCGAACCAGGCCCATCAGGTCGCCGCGCAGATCTTCCGGCCGATCTCCCGCAAGTACGACCTCGCCGAGCACGCGTACCCCGTCGAACTCGACACCATGGCCGCGATGGTCGAGGGGCTCAACGACTCCGGTCAGGGCGCGGCGGGCGCCACGCTCGGCCGCGACAGCAAGGCCAAGCAGGACGGCCCCGCCGGAAATGCCAACGGCGGCAACATGGCCGGTCTCCTCAACGTCATCGAGACGTGCTGGGGCGACGTCGGCCTGACCCTGTCGATCCCCTACCAGGGCCTCGGCAACTCCGCGATCGCCGCGGTGGCCACCGACGAGCAGCTCGAGCGCTTCGGCAAGGTGTGGGCCTCGATGGCGATCACCGAGCCCGGCTTCGGATCCGACTCGGCGGCCGTGACGACCACGGCCGTGCTCGACGGCGACGAGTGGGTCCTCAACGGCGAGAAGATCTTCGTCACCGCCGGTGAGCGTTCCACGCACATCGTCGTGTGGGCGTCCGTCGACAGGTCGAAGGGCCGCGCCGCGATCAAGTCGTTCGTCGTGCCGCGCGAGGCTCCCGGGCTCTCGGTCGCCCGCCTCGAGAAGAAGCTCGGCATCAAGGCGTCCGACACCGCCGTGCTCGTGCTCGACAACTGCCGCATCCCGAAGGACAACATCCTCGGCTCTCCGGAGGTGAACACCGAGAAGGGGTTCGCGGGGGTCATGCAGACCTTCGACAACACGCGTCCGATCGTGGCCGGCATGGCCGTGGGTCTCGGTCGCGCGGTACTCGAGGAACTGCGCACGATCCTGAAGGAGGCGGGCGTCGAGGTCTCCTACGACGTCCCCGCCAACAACCAGCACGCCGCGGCCGCCGAGTTCCTGGCGCTCGAGGCCGACTGGGAGGCCGCCTACCTGCTCGCTCTGCGCGCGACGTGGATGGCCGACAACAAGAAGCCCAACTCCCTCGAGGCATCGGTGTCCAAGGCGAAGGCCGGCCGCACCGGCACCGCGGTCTCGCTCAAGGCCGTCGAACTCGCCGGCACCTACGGGTACTCGCAGCGGCCCCTGCTCGAGAAGTGGGCACGTGATTCCAAGATCCTCGACATCTTCGAGGGCACCCAGCAGATCCAGCAGCTCATCGTCGCTCGACGGGTGCTCGGAAAGTCGTCCTCCGAACTGAAATAA
- a CDS encoding acyl-CoA synthetase produces MLGQDILGRITGGRITLDDTIGQVKDTVGSLAVLHRSGLLHFPRVDHSIGTIMAANKYGPFAGAVHAQAERGLDAVALIDEAGDVTYKELEARSNALVRAWQRAGVEPGSVMGIMARNHRGLVLTMLATAKLGVRLVMMNTGFAPRQLVDVAAREQVSTFVFDSEFADVAAALPDDVRRYVSWVDDEVPDIPTLEHSIEGMDGSSLPAPEVFGGFVLLTSGTTGTPKGAPRGRTSPFASAQFLDRVPLRPGQTMLMAAPAFHGTGVSQFALALALGQTVVMMRRFSPVDTLGLVEQHGANVLVVVPTMLQRILDLGPEKIAEYDTSSLKIVFSAGSSLSPDVCRRTTEAFGHVLYNLYGSTECAVATVATPDDIRQAPGTAGRPPVTCRVVLFDDDGHRITEPHVSGRIFVSSGLSFAGYTDGRDKERIDGLLSIGDIGHWDENGLLFVDGRDDDMIVSGGENVYPLEVENLLAERKDVLDAAVVGVPDSQFGQRLRAFVVPSPDSSRDAEDIKAFVKANLARYKVPREVVFLDELPRNATGKLLRRVLVEMDVPEDPEKGRTAARG; encoded by the coding sequence ATGCTCGGTCAGGACATTCTCGGCAGGATCACGGGCGGGCGGATCACGCTCGACGACACGATCGGCCAGGTCAAGGACACCGTCGGATCACTCGCGGTACTCCATCGCTCCGGTCTGCTGCACTTCCCGCGCGTGGACCACAGCATCGGGACGATCATGGCGGCCAACAAGTACGGTCCCTTCGCCGGTGCCGTGCACGCGCAGGCCGAACGCGGTCTGGACGCCGTCGCACTGATCGACGAGGCCGGCGACGTCACCTACAAGGAACTCGAGGCCCGCTCCAACGCCCTCGTGCGTGCGTGGCAGCGCGCCGGGGTCGAACCGGGATCGGTCATGGGCATCATGGCCCGCAATCACCGCGGTCTCGTGCTGACGATGCTCGCCACCGCCAAGCTCGGCGTGCGGCTCGTCATGATGAACACCGGCTTCGCCCCGCGCCAACTCGTCGACGTCGCCGCGCGCGAACAGGTCTCGACGTTCGTCTTCGACAGCGAGTTCGCCGATGTCGCCGCCGCGCTCCCAGACGACGTGCGCCGGTACGTCTCCTGGGTGGACGACGAGGTCCCCGATATCCCGACACTGGAGCACTCGATCGAAGGCATGGACGGATCGTCCCTGCCCGCCCCGGAGGTCTTCGGTGGATTCGTGCTGCTCACCAGCGGCACCACCGGCACCCCGAAGGGGGCGCCGCGCGGCCGCACGTCGCCGTTCGCGTCGGCCCAGTTCCTCGATCGGGTTCCGCTGCGCCCCGGGCAGACGATGCTCATGGCCGCCCCCGCCTTCCACGGCACCGGCGTCTCACAGTTCGCGCTCGCCCTCGCGCTCGGTCAGACCGTGGTGATGATGCGGCGCTTCTCCCCCGTCGACACCCTGGGCCTCGTCGAGCAGCACGGAGCGAACGTGCTGGTCGTCGTCCCGACCATGCTGCAACGGATCCTCGACCTCGGACCGGAGAAGATCGCCGAGTACGACACCTCGAGCCTGAAGATCGTCTTCTCCGCGGGTTCGTCGCTCTCACCCGACGTGTGTCGCCGGACCACGGAGGCCTTCGGGCACGTGCTGTACAACCTGTACGGATCCACCGAATGCGCCGTCGCGACGGTTGCGACCCCCGACGACATCCGGCAGGCGCCCGGCACGGCCGGTCGTCCTCCCGTGACCTGCCGGGTGGTGCTGTTCGACGACGACGGCCACCGCATCACCGAACCTCACGTTTCCGGCCGCATCTTCGTCTCGAGCGGCCTGTCCTTCGCCGGCTACACCGACGGTCGCGACAAGGAACGCATCGACGGACTGCTGTCGATCGGCGACATCGGGCACTGGGACGAGAACGGCCTGCTCTTCGTCGACGGCCGCGACGACGACATGATCGTCTCCGGCGGCGAGAACGTCTATCCGCTCGAGGTCGAGAACCTGCTCGCCGAACGGAAGGACGTGCTCGACGCCGCCGTGGTGGGGGTCCCCGATTCACAGTTCGGGCAGCGACTGCGGGCCTTCGTGGTCCCCTCACCCGATTCCTCCCGCGACGCCGAGGACATCAAGGCGTTCGTGAAGGCGAATCTCGCCCGGTACAAGGTCCCGCGCGAAGTGGTCTTCCTCGACGAGCTGCCGCGCAATGCCACAGGGAAGCTGCTGCGCCGGGTGCTGGTGGAGATGGATGTTCCCGAGGATCCCGAGAAGGGGCGCACCGCCGCCCGCGGGTGA
- a CDS encoding transglycosylase family protein, whose protein sequence is MTNFSTRAFRTAVVTGALAAVPFALATGTASAAQHNWDGVAQCESGGNWAINTGNGYYGGLQFSQSTWEANGGSGRADQASKAEQIRVAENVLQTQGPGAWPVCGQYLTTESAPAPAAPEAPAPAPEAPAPAAPAAPELPAEVAQAVDTANQLAQQYGFGAEFAQIVDITLAGR, encoded by the coding sequence ATGACCAACTTCAGCACGCGTGCATTCCGCACTGCCGTCGTCACCGGTGCACTCGCCGCGGTTCCGTTCGCGCTCGCCACCGGCACCGCGTCCGCCGCCCAGCACAACTGGGACGGCGTCGCCCAGTGCGAGAGCGGTGGCAACTGGGCCATCAACACCGGCAACGGCTACTACGGTGGCCTGCAGTTCTCGCAGAGCACCTGGGAGGCCAACGGCGGCAGCGGCCGCGCGGACCAGGCCTCGAAGGCGGAGCAGATCCGCGTCGCCGAGAACGTCCTGCAGACGCAGGGTCCCGGTGCGTGGCCCGTCTGCGGTCAGTACCTGACCACCGAATCCGCGCCGGCTCCCGCCGCGCCCGAGGCTCCCGCGCCGGCTCCCGAGGCTCCGGCACCCGCGGCCCCGGCCGCCCCCGAGCTGCCGGCCGAGGTCGCCCAGGCCGTCGACACCGCCAACCAGCTCGCCCAGCAGTACGGCTTCGGCGCCGAGTTCGCGCAGATCGTCGACATCACGCTGGCCGGTCGCTGA